TTTTTTTGTTATAATACACATTTATATTGTCTACATGCTACTAGGGGGCTTTTCATAGGTTTTGTAGTTGCCCGAGTTGCAAGTCAACCCTGGACTCACAACTAGGTTTTTTGTAGGTTTTTGTAGTTGCCCCCAATTTGCATGTCACCCCTTGACTCGTAATTTGTGGCTTTTTCGTAGATTTGTGTAGTTGCCCGAATTGCATATCACCTTTTTGACTACATCCTCGGAGCTTTTTCCTAGGATTTTTGTAGGTGCCCGAGTTGCGAGTCAACTCTAGACTCACAACCCGAGAGATTTTTCCCCAGGATTTTTTGTAGCTGCACTTGTCTGGCCCAATGGCAAGTCAAGCCTCAAGTCGCAACTAGGGGCTTTTTGTAGGTTTGTGTAGTTACCTGAGTTACAAGTCAACCCTCAACTCACAACCCCGGGGCTTTTTTCTCGTAGGGCGAGGGGTGTGGTAGTTGGAAGTctgagggaggggggggggggttgcatgTCCggcactaggcatgcaactgcaaccgTCACACTCCAACTGCAATTGCATGCCTTCCAACAAGGATGGAACTAGTTTTGTCTTTTATTGTTGGAAGGAGGAAGTTGCAAGTCCagtactaggcatgcaactgcaaccgTCACACTCCAACTGCAATTGCATGCCTTCCAACAAGGATGGAACTAGTTTTCATATATCtgtccgacactaccggctacatatatacaataattatctcttacagtataatctcctaattatatatgtacacagggtccacatagtattctccgttttcagcgatcacgtggtcaaggaagaatgccgccaattcctcttgaattgctcgcatacgatctggtggtaggtcttcatcccgcatccgaaagatctaatttgaagaaggggtcaatatatatatatatatatatatatatatatatatatatatatatatatatatatatatatatatgaataaatgaaactcaacacaaatgatggtaataaaataaaattgtgaatattattgcttacgcacttcatattgttcgtcagagtagccccgctcacaggtcatgtagcggatggactcgcaaatgtagtatccacattaattattcccgggttcctgccacaaccactttacaagaaatagaggtcaatcaaactgataagcaagcatgctaaatggtattgatgaaactagcgcttgaatcactaggagatgcgcggaacatgctactatagtacttactttcgggtgtctaaattgtagcttcttcggcagtcccggagcttttttggtgaattttctccaaaccctgccagacaaagaaaacaattacttgatatcaggaaatgaacaaagttgttGATATGgtcgataatgatcgatttaacttacttctcgagcatttgagtcatgtccgcatagtcctggggatcttttcgtctcgagtctaagacggttactagtccttcctcaagcttaatctctaggagaatatagtggaagctgcgcacgcatgcataagtcatcaattacattactataacctggactaataagggaaaccgaatatgcacaagacagtaacactcacttgaagttgtaaggaaagagtagtatatctttgttttcatttattaccaacgatcgtagcaagttggcctcggtattttcggcatgatatttaacctcagttgatctatgagatttgtgttaatgaatccaatattatcgatttgtcttttcttcaattcggcgatcttcaatctgcataatatagtgaggataattataaatacatgcaatgaaagagctgacctatatagagagacttaatgacataagtagtactacttccagacagtagcaagtgatcgttgatttatcgagggccttttgattgaaaaactggaagaactcctcaaatggaacattcaacatttcaattccaacgaggtcatgctcctttTTAACTCTCAacgtcaaagtattcctccccccagactctctgcaggttttcatgtaccaatcatgtaatcttcgcatcatcgttgttagagatttttcatcttggacgagaggcttcccgtaatggtatttgtgttcgtccacctccacgaaatcataatgtacatcgtcgggcaggtaatctccaagattgctataaccgggcaccatcctcggagcattagcgacgatgtcgctagacaccttgagcggggggcacgattggttcgcttgttcgccgagctgggcaatttttttcccagctcgtcgttcttttaacctttgatcactgacagtacttcccgaccgctccgcttcgacaaatttctttgcaataatgcgctcatagttgcctttcggcgaagtctttggtggttttgtcaagGGAGCCAGAGTGCggttcgctttcaccggatctaccttctcctctggaggtggatgtttctttgctttcaccccttcaaagaagttcgtcacttcggctcgcacgatcttcgtggtttcctcctcggtcctctcgtatggtaacttctctggagtcttcagagaaggaccgaatctgtattgcctcccgcctctggctgtactgctagacgccggcagagcagacggagcggctgcggctgtcttctttccttgatTACAAGGCGGAGGAGAAgtactacgacgcgccggagcagcctgagcggcggcgggtctcttccgcccttgccgacgaggcggagaaggaggaggctggctgctcgggcgcgccggcgcaggcggagaaggaggcggagtgccgccacgctccggagaaggaggctgagtgccctgatcactcgccggaggaggaggcggagtgcctccacgcgccggagaaggaggctgagtgccctgatcactcgccggaggaggaggaggaggaagaggcggagtgcccttactcgccggaggaggaggaggaggaggaggaggcggaggcgtccagttcggaaggttgatgagctccttccgccataggcatggagtcttcagagcagaacccagccgagtctccccttcaccggtagggtggtcaagctgcaggtcctcaaatccctcagttatttcgtccaccgtcaccctagcatatccttctggaatcggacgacagtgaaaagttgcgccgggttcaggaggtcgaacagagccgacagccgccttgactttgaagttctgccattgcgtcataaggtggcaatgttgagactccgtgatagcatccacggggtagctagcaggagccgtcaagacaggctcaggctgaagcagctcggtggaagccacgctgcttctccgctgagatggcggggtagcttcgggggtagtttcggcaagTCGCTTGCTGCGAGCtatgtctcgttcctctagcgcttgaaccctttcgtgcagcttctgaatttgggtccgctccacttttttcctcctctcctggcatttgtaaccgcctgcttccggaaaaccagccttccatggaacggagcctggcgtgcctcatgtccgtccagggtgctcaggattcccgagggccattgtgagctcgtcgttctctctgtctggaacgaacgtcccttgctgcgctgcatcgatatagtgctaaatcctcttgactggtattcccaaaagctcgtccgtccaaacgcactttcctgatacagggtccaaggttccgccagccccgaagaaccaagtccggcaaaggtgtggccagttcattgtctgtggttcgatccctttatcaagcagatcattctcagccttggcccacttaggccgggctttgaggtagccacctgaccccgtgcgatggtgaagttTCTTCTACGCAGCATTTTTCTGGTTTGTCGCTGacaacttcttactcttttccgatgtcttgtgggccacaaatgcgggccagtgatctctgatcttctcatatttgccgatgaattctggtgtctcttctttggcGACAAACATTCTCAGcccattcttccacctcctgaataggtctgccatcttcttaagagcatgagacttgattaattgctctttaactggcttctccggatcctcctcctgcggtagggtgaaatgtgccttcagctcagtccaaagatcatctttctgcatatcattgacataagacacctcagggtcttccttcttaggcttataccgttggtggatgctgatcgggatcttgtccctaacaagaaccccgcactgagcagcaaatgcttcctttgtccggatgggttcaattggttggccgtcgcgcgcgattactgtgatctcaaacctttcatctgAGCGCAACTTTcacttcgggcctcgtctctttaccgaaattgtgctcgatccggagggctagaaaaaagaagaaagacgagagttaattaatatgtgtacataccaaaacaatgaatgcatcaattagctagtcagcacaggcttaactaatatatttacctggccggactatgttcggtcaccggagccgtcaccacgggctccttcttgcaccagcattgggtcatcGGAGCCATCAtaaatcatgtctttcctcctccactctttgatcaccgtagcctgcttcttcaccctgttcttccagaccatcattgtcgttagatacgacaagacatcacctccggctaagattatgtcccccaacacctcttctgcttccttgtctcgtccgtgctccattgtttctgcaaatattacaacatggcaattattacacaaacatgacagcaggtggatatattagtgcaaacgtagacctaggtTATTCCCGGTTTGGGGTGGCCTTGGCAATgtttcaagggtaggggcgcggcaggagggggtaggagaccgacatcgttttttactagggtttgggtgtccttgagagttttggtcgagcgggagggccggggggtgctcccgtggtataagttatcacggtcaaagttatccgggagcgtagctggcaggaccttcatactgcttcggaggcatgccgtctttttcgtgcaaacgttgcaggtcctcccgtgcctcaggtgtatcttttgtcttcccatacacgcccaagaagcctagcaggttcacgcagaggttcttcgtcacgtgcatcacgtcgattgaagagcggacctctaggtctttccagtagggtaggtcccaaaatatagatttcttcttccacatgggtgtgtgtcccttagcgtcattcggaacagctagtccgccgggaccctttccaaagattacgtgtaaatcattgaccatagcaagtacgtgatcaccgatacgcatggcgggcttattccggtgatctgcctcgcctttgaaatgcttgcctttctttcgacaatgatggttggtcggaagaaatcgacgatggcccaggtacacattcttcctgcatttgtccaggtatatactttcagtgtcatctaaacagtgggtgcatgcgtggtatcccttgtttttctgtcctgaaaggttactgagagcgggccaatcgttgatggttacaaacagcaacgcgtgcaggttaaattcctcttgtttgtgataatcccacgtacgtacaccgtttccattccacagctgtaaaaattcttcaactaatggccttaggtacacatcaatgtcgttgccgggttgcttagggccttggatgagaactggcatcataatgaacttccgcttcatgcacatccaaggaggaaggttatacatacatagagtcacgggctaggtgctgtgattgctgctctgctccccgaaaggattaatgccatccgcgcttaaaccaaaccatacgttccttgggtcacctgcaaactcatcccagtactttctctcgatttttctccactgcgacccgtcagcgggtgctctcaacttcccgtctttcttacggtcctcactgtgccatcgcatcaacttggcatgctcttcgtttctgaacagacgtttcaaccgtggtattataggagcataccacatcaccttcgcaggaaccctcttcttgggggcctcgccgtcaacatcaccagggtcatctcgtctgatcttataccgcaatgcaccgcataccgggtatgcgttcagatccttgtacgcaccgcggtagaggatgcagtcattaggcatgcatgtatcttctgcacctccaatcctagagggcatacaaccttttttgctgcgtatgtactgtcggacaattcgttatcctttggaagcttcttcttcaatattttcaatagcttctcaaatcctttgtcaggcacagcattctctgccttccactgcagcaattccagtatggtaccgagctttgtgttgccatctgcgcaattggggtacaacccttttttgtgatcctctaacatgcgatcgaacttcagcttctccttttgactttcgcattgcatccttgcatcgacaatgacccggcggagatcatcatcatcgggcactggttcctcttgatcttcaacagcttcccccgttgcagcatcattgggcacatcgtctggttcctcttgatcttcagcagcttcccccgttgcagcatcaccgtattcagggggcacatagttgtcatcgtcctcttcttcttcgtcctcttccatcataacccctatttctccgtgcctcgtccaaacattatagtgtggcatgaatcgcctatggtcccggttcaagccaccaaccgggaccaatggtggtgggccaggagcgaggcccattggtcccggttcgtcccaccaaccgggaccaaaggggcaagacgaactgggaccaatgcccccacgaggcccggcaggcccctggcctcacgaaccaggaccagtgcccccattggtcccggttctggactgaaccgggactaatgggctgacccagcctgaaccaaagccctcttttctactagtgttctTTAAGGATAAGAAGTCAAACAACCAATGCCATTCCAATAGAAAACCAAGTAAATAAGAGAAGGCATCAAGGAAATATTCAGATAGACTCACAGATGCAATTTTAGAGAGAAAAACTAAGGTTTGATACATCAATAGTCAAATTCAAAGCATATTCCTCAAAAGAGTATATACTCATTCATATCGTAAAAATGTAGAACATGCACACTCAAACTATTGGCTAATCAGATGAAAGAAGTCAGCTAGAATTATTCTTAAGCTCGTTGCACGCCATACAAAAATATTGGAATATGCTCACACTAATAAATCCTAGCAACAGATGTGATCATGACAATTCAATTTAGATTTTCTCTAGATACATTCGGCCTGAAAATATGAAATGAAGTCAGTTGATATAAAGTCCTGATGCAAATGGACTTGATATTGGCAGCAGGACTCGCCTCcaagttacaaaatgaacaaattGTTCATAGAATGTAAAGCAAGTCACTGTTACGGATTTACAATTATTAGAAAATCAGTACAGATAATAATATTGAATGACAGAAATATAACTAGCTTTCTGCTTCCAAATGAGCATCTTGAGTTATCTATTTGACAATTTAGTTGGTTCAATTTAGTTTTAATTATGTTGAACTTACAACTGCTATATGTATCTCATCTTGAGAAAAAACTGCACTGTGGCGATGCACTGTCACTAGCATTACATAGTTCTTGCATATGTGAATAGGCAAGCAACAATGGCATTTAGTTCAGTTATTACACAACGTACTTGGTTCTTGATGTTAATTGTTTCATTGCATGGATATTCATATACTAAACTGATAGAGGCAGTTTGCTAGACTTGAATCACATAGTCCAATGGCAATGATAACTATTCACAGAAACCACAATACAATAGAACAATGCACATCGCCTGGGTACAGGAAAAAGAACTGATGACACTTAACTAAACTAGATACTGCTAACGAATATTTTTCCAACTCAGAACAATTACATAAAACATCACCACAGGCGCATTGAAACAAAATGCTACAGAACAATATGTCTATATAATGAACAGATCATCAAGCAGCAAAAGAAATAACTCGTGGAAGACACTGCAAGAAATTGTTAgcttaagagcatctccaatagatggtccaaaatCGGAGATGTAAAATTTGGACCGTCAAAAAGTGCGTTTTGGAGCTCCGAAAAAAGCTCATCTCCAACAGATGGTCCAAAAAAGCAactccaatagatggtccaaaatGAAGATGTAAAACGACATACTACTAGTCCATTCAACATAGTTCAAACATCAAATTCAACATAGTTTCATACATCAACTTCAACTACTACTTATTCAAACTACTAGATAAACTACTCCTCATCAGAGCTACGGAACTGCTCCCAGAACTCCTCCTTCGTCGGGTCGTCgcacccctcctcctcctcctcctccgagaaGTCTGCCCAGTCCTCCTCGGAAGAGGACTCGATGGGGATACCGTCGAGGGACCGGCCTCATCCTCCTTCTTCGGCCCCTTCTTCTTCTGTTCCGCCTCACGCTTCCAGTAGTACTCGCAAACCTCGCCATCGCCTCCTCATCGGTCTCGCCAACACTGAGGACAACCGacggcttcttcttcttcttcgtcgtcgtGATCTCCTTCATGTTGATGCCCTGCGGCACAAGCATCTCCTCTTCCGCCCGACTCTCGATCTCTGGAAAGTTGAGGTGCGACCAAGGCCTCTCGGCACGCCACACCACCATGTCATAGGCATGCGCGGCCTCGTGGGCGGAGGGGTACGTGCCGATCCACCAACGCCTTCCGGCGTCGGAGAACTCCACACACCAGTTGCCGGAGGGCTTCCGCCTCACACCGAAGAAGCCTGACTTGCCCTTCGGCGCCATCGGGAGCGGCGTGCGGCCGGGACGGTGGCGGACGGAGCCAGGCGGGGCGGTGCTGTAGGGCGGTGGCGGACGGAGCCGGGCGGGGCGGATCTGCGGGGCGGGGGCGGCGTGCGGGGCAGAGCTGCgggccggcggtggcgggcggGGCAGTGGCGGAGCTGTGGGGCGGCGGTCGGCGGGCTGCGGGGCGAAGCTGcggggcgggcgggcggcggggccggaTCCGCGACGGGCGGGTGGCGGGGTGGCGTGGAAACAGCGGGGGGCGGCGCCGGATCTGATGCGGGCGGCgtgcggcggggcggcggcgtggtgtggcggcggcggcggggcggcggacGGGCGGGAGGTCGCGGGCGGGCgggccggaacggaaatgaagtggcggttgggcattcgcgggcggcggctggttTTGGACCAGATGCATCTCGTGATGTATATTTGCATCGCGAGGTATTGCATTTTACATCACGAGGAGGCTGCGGTCCAATTTTTTTTGCATATGGACTGTCTGTTGGAGCAGCGTTTTTGCTTCAGACGGTTCAAAAGTTAGTTATTTTTACATTTggatcatctattggagatgctctaacacgGAATAACATGAGTAGCATTCCGGTTTTTTTTTTTTGTACGGGCAGAGTGTAAAGGTGTGCTATTACCTGCAGTGCAGTACAGACAGTTTCGAATGGATGAAGGTGTCGCCAGAAGCTGATTTTGGAAAATTTCTTGAACTGCGACGGCTCAAGCTGGAGCATGAAGATGCCGGCATCTGCCATCAGGAACAACACATTATTGTCCTCAGCCAATCCTAGTAACAATAGTATCAGGGGCACTCCGCCCATCCCTTGTTTGAGGGGAAGTAGCTTATCCAGCTGAATGGTTCTTCTGAGCACCCATGAAACAGCAGCATCACAATCCTCCTTCCTGCTCCATATTTGGGCGTTGAATTCTGACAGAAAGAGGAAACCAAGACCACCGCCATCGGCTCTCATAACTGAGAAATGGCAATTGATAGTGTCACAGATGTCCACCGGCCCATGTATCAGTGTATCACAGCTAGCCTCTGTCTATCCAAATCAAACTCGGGATGCGAGCTGATCTCTCAGAAAGCAACCAGTAAAGGGAATTCCCAACCAGGACGCAGGCCATGCCCCTATAAACAATGGTGCGAAAGCTGTAGATAGAATTCTCGGGTGGGAGCTGTGTTGAGACAAGATTACCCCATTCCTTGGTCTCCGAGGAGTAAACGCAGGCGATCCCTGGTTTATGCTGTTCTTTGTGCGTGCCTATCAAGACAACCTGGAAGTGGTGGGTGTCTCCGGCAGGCCGGAGCACTGCCCCTCTGACCCGGGTCGGCGCCGCCATGTAGAAGCTTGGGGGAACCCGCAACGCGGTGCTGGTCGCCGTTGACTGGGTCCCACACCAGGGCCTGGTTGTGCTTCCCGAGCAAGATGAGCACGAGTCAGGCTGCAGGTGGGACTATAGTTGGGAATCCCACCACCAATCCACCAAGTCCCAACACAGTTTGCTATTGAGAAAGTGGGCATCCCACCAAAACTAATATGAATTAAGTGGGATAAGTGGGATTCCCACTTAACAAGCTCCCACGCACGCACGGGCATCGACGAGGCTTGC
The sequence above is a segment of the Aegilops tauschii subsp. strangulata cultivar AL8/78 chromosome 6, Aet v6.0, whole genome shotgun sequence genome. Coding sequences within it:
- the LOC109755108 gene encoding ethylene-responsive transcription factor ERF105-like encodes the protein MAPKGKSGFFGVRRKPSGNWCVEFSDAGRRWWIGTYPSAHEAAHAYDMVVWRAERPWSHLNFPEIESRAEEEMLVPQGINMKEITTTKKKKKPSVVLSVGETDEEAMARPNVSRENLN